The following proteins are co-located in the Ficedula albicollis isolate OC2 unplaced genomic scaffold, FicAlb1.5 N02063, whole genome shotgun sequence genome:
- the LOC101820395 gene encoding phospholipid-metabolizing enzyme A-C1-like yields the protein MHCHDMTNEKGSPKPGDLIEIKRQYYQHWAIYVGGGYVIHVTPIGDNYPPTSAISVSLVTRRAKVKKHLLEDAVGNDDWAVNNKYDHYREPFPVEEIIRRAESQIGKVVLYRLFYKNCEHFVTEVRYGEGVSEQVSGPG from the exons ATGCACTGTCATGATATGACTAACGAGAAGGGCTCCCCAAAGCCTGGGGACCTGATTGAGATCAAGCGTCAATATTACCAGCACTGGGCCATCTATGTGGGAGGTGGATATGTCATCCATGTGACACCTATAG gTGATAATTACCCCCCCACATCAGCCATTAGTGTTTCATTAGTCACTAGAAGGGCGAAGGTGAAGAAACATCTCCTGGAGGATGCGGTTGGAAATGATGACTGGGCTGTCAACAACAAGTATGACCACTACCGCGAGCCTTTCCCTGTGGAGGAGATCATCCGGCGTGCTGAGAGCCAGATTGGCAAGGTTGTGCTGTATCGTTTGTTCTACAAGAACTGTGAGCACTTTGTGACGGAGGTCCGCTATGGAGAGGGAGTCTCTGAGCAGGTGAGTGGCCCAGGGTGA